In Candidatus Babeliales bacterium, the genomic window ACCAGCTAAAAACTTCTGTTCTGCTTGCGGAATACCCAACTTTTCAAATGTTGTTTTGATTTTTTCTGGTACATCGGACCATTGCGTGTGCTGTTCTGCAATAGGTTTGATGTAGTAATAAATGTCATCTGGATCAAGATCTGTCAGATCGGCCCCCCATTGAGGCATCGGCTTTTGTTCAAAAATCTCCAGTGCAGCAAGACGGAAATCCATCATCCATGCTGGTTCGTTTTTTTTTTGAGAGATTTCGATAACGATTTGTCTGTTGAGACCTTTGGTGGCCCTAAAAACAAAATGAGGAATTAATGTTTTTTCCATGTATTTAGTATAACAAGAAACATTATGTAGGGAAAGACTGATTTTCCATCAAACAACTTAAACACATTCTCTATTTTCCCTCCAAATAATTCTTCTAAAAAATAAAAAATTGTAGTAGGGTGTCGCACAGGAAAAACAACAAAAATAAAGGATCGTATGAAATTCTCATCAAAAAACATCTTCTCTGTATTATGCACTTCCATCATTCTTTACACTGCAGCTTTTGGAATGGATGCACCAATGGAACTGGAAAAACAACTCACAACTCATGTGAATAAAGAACCAAAATTAAAATTTACTCCTCAGTGTCGCACCCTGAGAGAAATAGAGAATGATTTTTTCATTTTTGCAGTAGCCAAAAGTTACTGTGACGGAATAAAGACAAAAGCATACTTTAAAAGTCAGAAACCCGAAACTGTTTATAGCAACTATGGAGAAAGAAGCTATAAAAAATATGATTCTTGGGACCACGATCTTCCCACTCCAGATAGACGTTGCTCGGTTTATAACGCAATAGATAGCGCATTTTCTAATGACGGATCAAAAGCCATTTTTGCTCAATATAGTCATGATGATGAACTTAATTCTGATCATTTTTACCCTCTGGGCAGAACTCCTGGGCTTCTTGTAGCAGTATTTGATCTTGGAACAAAAAAAATGTCTCAGTATCAAATTAATGGTGATTTAGGCCAGATTTGCGGGGACTTTGGTAAACTTATAGTTTCTAATAATGGAAACTATTGTGCTCGGCTATTGAAGCAATCTGCTCTCCAAGGCCGACCAGCTTCCACTACTGTTATTATCGACAACAGGATATTGTACATCACTATACTATCAAGGTAGCCCATTCGTTAGATGCAACATCCATCTCTTTTGCGAAAGACGACAATACAGAACTTCTTGTAGAAGGAATAAATGGAAACAAAGTTTTTGAGATAAAGTATTTTGATGATGGGTGTTTTTACCCTACTTATGGATCGGCAGTATATGATGCTTTCAAGAGAGGCAAAACACAAGAAATTCACTCCATTTACGCTCTACAAGATAAATGTGGCCGCGGTAGAGTTCCATTCATGGGTTTATGTGATGCTACATTAATCGAAAAACTTCAAGAAGCTGGCCTTAGAGACATACAACCAGATGATCTTGTGATTTATTCTGGTACTTTACATAAAGAAACAGGTCTCAAGATAATACCTGCCAAATATTTCACAAAAGGAAAGGGAGGTTATGCCCTGCTTGTGAATGGCATACACTTGTATTTCCATCCAAATTCATTTCTTGAAAATAGAATGTCTCCCGGACTATTTACGCTAGTTATATTTACTTATAATAAAAACAAATACATCATACCTGAACAGTCACGCTATCAACTAATACAGGAAGTAATACGAAAAGGCTATATCGTTCCTACTGGCAACAACAATGAATCTTGTTTTTTACAAGAAAGTTTTACTGATGAAAATCTAACTGTATCCAAAGTTACTTCGAGTTATGAACTCAATAAAGAACTTATTAATCGCCTTTACAAATAAAAAAAAAGTTTATGCTTGCCTAAAAACTAACTAATAACGCGCACATACTTAGCTAAAGAAATAACTTCTTCTTTAACTTTATGTGCGCAGTCTTCTTTGAACATTTTCATGTTCATTCATTTCTCACATTCTCTCTTAGATAGTTATGGTTTTAAAACCATCATACCCCTGAGCTTCTAATGTGTGCGCAACGGTTGCATCGCCAGAAAGTACTATGCGCCCATCACACAACACATGAACATGATCAGGAACAATGTAATTCAAAATTCTTTGGTAATGAGTAATAAGCAGAATGCTCATATCGGGATTTTCTTTACGTGCAAGCTCAATGCCCTGTGCAACAATTTTGAGCGAATCAATATCCAAACCAGAATCAATTTCATCAAGAATGGCAATTTTTGGCCGCAATATAAGAAGTTGTAAAAGTTCAAATCGTTTTTTTTCACCACCAGAAAAACCAACATTAAGACTTCTGGCAATAAAAGAAGAGTCTATGTTGAGCTGAGCACAACGCTCCAAAAGCAATGTTTGGAAATCAGTAACGGCTATATGTTTGCCCGTTACTGCCATGTACGCCTCTTTTAAAAAAGAAGCAACAGAAACTCCCGGTATTTCACACGGATGCTGAAATGCAAGGAATAAACCATTTTTTGCCCGCTCATGAATTGGCATATCCGCAATACTTACTCCATTCAGCAGCACAGATCCAGATGTTATAGCATAACCTGGATGCCCCATAAGCACATACGCCAACGTGCTCTTGCCAGATCCATTGGGACCCATAACGGCATGAATGGTCCCTGCATTAACATCTAAAGCAATATCATAAAGTACTGGTTTATCTAGAACTGAAACAGAAATGTTATTAATTGATAAAAGTGCGCTTTTTTCCATGAAATTAGTATAACAAGAAGCACCATGCATTGAAAGAAGCATTTTATTCTAGTTAATATATAACTATTTCTAATACAAATACTCTTTGCTATTTTGACCTATACCACATAATATGATACCTTGAATAAAAAATCCAATAAGATATTTATTACATATGAAAGAATACGGTATTATGAAAACCATAAGAAAAAATATAGTTGCTTTATCGTGCTTACTTTTCAATTGTATCATCGTGAGCATGGATCGTCCCACTATTCAGGTAAGAATTCTCATAAATCCCGATAAAATTTCTGCTTTTTATCAAACACAAAATAGACACGAACATGCAAGCACAATAGGAATTACTTCATGTGAAGAAGATCCAATGCTCCCCATTATAGCAATTGTTAAAGAAAAAAATGGATCTACTCTTGATTGGACAAAAAATGTGCCAACTGTGATCAGAGAATATGAAACAAAACTTCTTACAAATCAAAATCTCTCTTTTGCAGAACAACTTCCCAAAGCTGTAGTGATAGAAAGCCTTATTCTTCCCTCAGCATTACCCGCTCGATTGGCTTACAATTGTTCAAATGGATCCACAATTAATTTCATTATTCATGGTTTTCCTGTGGAAGCAACGTTCGGCGGTAATGAAGCAACATTTGATAGCAAGAAAGTAACCTTTGCTGAGCGATACAATCGTGTAACGGAAAGGTTTTATAGATACCCAACCATATATCTTTCTCAAACAGAAAAAAATAAACTCGCTGCTGCCAATGTACTAACAAAAAAAGAGAACCCACGTTGTAATATTCTAATATGCAAGTGTCCACAATTTATCTATGAAAATGGTAAAAAAGGCTGCACAAATATTGAACAATCAATGATTGAAAAACGAACAAAAGCATATAACAACAGCAAATTTTGGTTCGTTATGAATCGGCAACTGGGAATCAAGCAACAAAGTGAAAAATGGAATAAGCAGCATATTTTTCCTAAAATCCCACCCAAGTAACCCCTTTTGCATAATAAAACATATTGTGTTAGTATAAAAATACAAATAAGATTTATAATAACCCTTCACAGGCAAGGAAAATCCCGTGAAAAATATAACAAAAAAAGCTTTATATGCGCTGCTACTGCCACTTTTAACCGCTAATTTTGCTATTATTGGTATGAAACGAGCATCGCATCCAATGACAGATAGTGCTATGGCTCAGCCTAACAAAAAACGCAAAATTGAAGCAATCATGGAGAGTCCTTATAAACATAGTTCCCACAAAGAAGTCCTTAGGGGAACAATAGAACTTGACGATGATGTAACGGTAGGTTTTGGTAATAATGCTTGCATTGCAGCCCTCAACAAAGCCGGCATTCCAGCCCAACACAACTGGCCCCTTGTACCAATCAAAATTTTAATTCCAAATTC contains:
- the sufC gene encoding Fe-S cluster assembly ATPase SufC; translation: MLLSMHGASCYTNFMEKSALLSINNISVSVLDKPVLYDIALDVNAGTIHAVMGPNGSGKSTLAYVLMGHPGYAITSGSVLLNGVSIADMPIHERAKNGLFLAFQHPCEIPGVSVASFLKEAYMAVTGKHIAVTDFQTLLLERCAQLNIDSSFIARSLNVGFSGGEKKRFELLQLLILRPKIAILDEIDSGLDIDSLKIVAQGIELARKENPDMSILLITHYQRILNYIVPDHVHVLCDGRIVLSGDATVAHTLEAQGYDGFKTITI